Proteins from one Bos indicus x Bos taurus breed Angus x Brahman F1 hybrid chromosome 19, Bos_hybrid_MaternalHap_v2.0, whole genome shotgun sequence genomic window:
- the FOXJ1 gene encoding forkhead box protein J1 — protein sequence MAESWLRLSGAGAAEEPGPEGGLEEPDALDDSLTSLQWLQEFSILNAKAPALPSGGTDPHGYHQVPGSAAPGSPLAADPACLGQPHTPGKPTSSCTSRSAPPGLQAPPPDDVDYATNPHVKPPYSYATLICMAMQASKATKITLSAIYKWITDNFCYFRHADPTWQNSIRHNLSLNKCFIKVPREKDEPGKGGFWRIDPQYAERLLSGAFKKRRLPPVHIHPAFARQAVQEPSAAPWAGPLTVNTEAQQLLREFEEATGEAGWGAGEGRLGHKRKQPLPKRVAKVPRPPSTLLLTQEEQGELEPLKGNFDWEAIFDAGTLGGELGSLEALELSPPMSPASHGDVDLTVHGHHIDCPATWGASVEQAADSLDFDETFLATSFLQHPWDESSSSCLPPEPLFEAGDATLATDLHDWASVGAFL from the exons ATGGCGGAGAGCTGGCTACGCCTCTCGGGGGCAGGGGCGGCGGAGGAGCCCGGGCCGGAGGGCGGCCTGGAGGAGCCCGACGCTCTGGATGACAGCCTGACCAGCCTGCAGTGGCTGCAGGAATTCTCTATTCTCAACGCCAAGGCTCCAGCCCTGCCCTCGGGGGGCACCGACCCCCACGGCTACCACCAGGTGCCAGGCTCGGCCGCGCCGGGGTCTCCCCTGGCGGCCGACCCCGCCTGCCTGGGGCAGCCGCACACGCCCGGCAAGCCCACGTCGTCGTGCACGTCGCGGAGCGCGCCCCCGGGGCTGCAGGCCCCGCCTCCCGACGACGTGGACTATGCCACCAACCCGCACGTGAAGCCGCCCTACTCATACGCCACGCTCATCTGCATGGCCATGCAGGCCAGCAAGGCCACCAAGATCACCCTGTCGGCCATCTACAAGTGGATCACGGACAACTTCTGCTACTTCCGCCACGCTGATCCCACTTGGCAG AATTCCATCCGCCACAACTTGTCCCTGAACAAGTGCTTCATCAAGGTGCCTCGGGAGAAGGACGAGCCTGGCAAGGGGGGCTTCTGGCGCATCGACCCTCAGTACGCAGAGCGGCTGCTGAGCGGGGCCTTCAAGAAGCGGCGGCTGCCCCCGGTCCACATCCACCCAGCCTTCGCCCGCCAGGCCGTGCAAGAGCCCAGCGCCGCCCCGTGGGCCGGGCCACTGACCGTGAACACTGAGGCCCAACAGCTGCTGCGGGAGTTCGAGGAGGCCACCGGGGAGGCGGGCTGGGGTGCAGGTGAGGGCAGGCTCGGGCATAAGCGCAAACAGCCACTGCCCAAGCGGGTGGCCAAGGTCCCTCGGCCCCCCAGCACCCTGCTGCTCACCCAGGAGGAGCAGGGCGAGCTGGAACCCCTCAAGGGCAACTTTGACTGGGAGGCCATCTTCGACGCTGGCACTCTGGGTGGGGAGCTGGGTTCGCTGGAGGCCCTGGAGCTGAGCCCACCAATGAGCCCCGCCTCGCACGGGGACGTGGACCTCACCGTCCACGGCCACCACATCGACTGCCCAGCCACCTGGGGGGCTTCAGTGGAGCAGGCTGCCGACAGCCTGGACTTCGACGAGACCTTCCTGGCCACGTCCTTCCTGCAGCACCCTTGGGATGAGAGCAGCAGTAGCTGCCTCCCCCCGGAGCCCCTCTTTGAGGCCGGAGATGCCACCCTGGCCACCGACCTGCACGACTGGGCCAGCGTGGGTGCCTTCTTGTAA